One genomic segment of Rhizobium gallicum bv. gallicum R602sp includes these proteins:
- a CDS encoding HupE/UreJ family protein, which produces MEYRRILAAFAGLALPGVANTHIRLHTDGTLAGLGHPFSGLAHILAMVAVGFWAATLGGRARWIVRLAFVTVMAIGGVTGIYGVPLPMVEMGTALTVAVLGLLVAFEVKVPAPVAAAIVGVCALFHGHAHGSELPAISHATGYVMSFLAATIILHAGGIA; this is translated from the coding sequence ATGGAATATCGGAGAATACTGGCTGCATTCGCGGGCCTGGCGCTGCCGGGCGTCGCCAATACCCATATCCGCCTTCATACGGATGGCACGCTTGCCGGTCTCGGCCATCCTTTCAGCGGCCTCGCCCATATCCTTGCCATGGTCGCGGTCGGCTTCTGGGCCGCCACGCTCGGCGGCAGGGCCCGCTGGATCGTGCGCTTGGCCTTCGTCACCGTCATGGCGATCGGCGGAGTGACGGGGATCTACGGCGTGCCGCTGCCGATGGTGGAAATGGGGACTGCCCTCACCGTCGCGGTGCTCGGCCTGCTCGTCGCCTTCGAAGTCAAGGTTCCGGCGCCGGTGGCTGCGGCGATCGTGGGGGTATGCGCACTCTTCCACGGTCATGCCCATGGTTCGGAGTTGCCTGCCATATCGCATGCCACGGGCTATGTCATGAGCTTCCTCGCCGCGACCATCATCCTGCACGCGGGCGGCATCGCTTAG
- a CDS encoding hydrogenase expression/formation protein, whose amino-acid sequence MKAGFWIAPQGDDAAMTVMPIGAEPLQSARKLNYLATRSAEEMIRRCRRTATLLPELADALAVQKADQPGRLFDITDFPNDDRELITQTLGEGEVAGIAALPSGLLAQIQEAVMAGVWRIRFTDPDGRLLADYIEVASIPAAVRQACSALPASISHGPAPAGAMNVMPVLTEIGDRIGRYNNGDPAHIITFSLFPMSPDDMGFLQATLGAGPVQLTSRGYGTCRVVAAGVRNIWSVQFYNAMDTIILDTLEIAEIPSVAIAAEEDFRDSEARLRDIEEAYFK is encoded by the coding sequence ATGAAAGCAGGTTTCTGGATCGCCCCCCAGGGCGACGATGCGGCGATGACGGTCATGCCGATTGGCGCCGAGCCGCTGCAGAGCGCCCGCAAGCTCAACTATCTCGCGACCCGCAGCGCCGAGGAGATGATCCGCCGCTGTCGCCGGACGGCGACGCTGCTGCCGGAACTCGCCGATGCGCTCGCCGTGCAGAAGGCTGACCAGCCGGGCCGCCTGTTCGATATCACCGATTTTCCCAATGACGACAGGGAGCTGATCACTCAGACCCTCGGCGAAGGTGAAGTTGCGGGAATTGCCGCGCTGCCGTCCGGCCTCCTGGCGCAGATCCAGGAAGCGGTGATGGCCGGCGTCTGGCGCATCCGTTTCACTGACCCGGATGGCCGGCTGCTTGCTGACTATATCGAGGTTGCGTCGATTCCCGCAGCCGTACGTCAGGCCTGTTCGGCGCTGCCGGCATCGATTTCCCACGGGCCGGCGCCGGCGGGCGCCATGAATGTCATGCCGGTGCTGACCGAGATCGGCGACCGCATCGGCCGCTATAACAACGGCGATCCTGCCCATATCATCACCTTCTCGCTCTTTCCGATGAGCCCGGACGACATGGGTTTCCTGCAGGCGACACTCGGCGCCGGGCCGGTGCAGCTCACATCGCGCGGCTATGGCACATGCCGGGTTGTGGCGGCCGGCGTCCGCAACATCTGGTCGGTGCAGTTCTATAACGCCATGGACACGATCATTCTCGATACGCTGGAGATTGCCGAGATCCCGTCCGTCGCCATCGCTGCCGAAGAGGATTTCAGGGATTCCGAAGCCCGGCTGCGCGACATCGAAGAGGCCTATTTCAAATGA
- a CDS encoding thioredoxin domain-containing protein, with translation MPSYLVRAWSERMQLPVVDEASIDTFLAPAAGEAEHSILFFTGDPAQRPEADDVAVVLPELLQAFQGRLRGAIVLRAAEDKLKPRFNVVVMPSLVVTRGAQPLGVIGNIRDWSEYVEKIGNWLSPDAPVMVASGGPKVEITHAGKEIVR, from the coding sequence ATGCCATCTTACCTGGTCCGCGCCTGGAGCGAGCGGATGCAACTGCCCGTCGTCGACGAAGCGAGCATCGATACCTTCCTGGCGCCGGCCGCCGGCGAAGCGGAACATTCGATCCTGTTTTTCACCGGCGATCCTGCGCAGCGACCTGAAGCCGACGACGTCGCCGTCGTTCTTCCCGAACTCCTGCAGGCGTTCCAGGGACGGCTGCGGGGCGCCATCGTCCTCCGCGCCGCCGAGGACAAGCTCAAGCCGAGGTTCAATGTCGTGGTCATGCCAAGCCTCGTCGTCACGCGGGGAGCCCAGCCGCTCGGCGTCATCGGCAATATCCGCGACTGGTCGGAATATGTGGAGAAGATCGGCAACTGGCTATCTCCGGATGCGCCGGTCATGGTGGCATCCGGCGGGCCGAAGGTCGAGATCACCCATGCCGGCAAAGAGATCGTCCGATGA
- the hybE gene encoding [NiFe]-hydrogenase assembly chaperone HybE — protein sequence MDADVAERTEIDPAEMLGLQLEMRYRHIHATAMQNVPLCNPALGSAATGFRICGGRALGIVTTPWFMNLAAVDIAGGVQSAPVASGTSVRICLPAGEVEFIAGELDAIGRVDSCSLFSPAFEFETMEAALETAMEAVRAFFDPAALEPAAAPPASVNRRDLLWGNFRKQQELAE from the coding sequence ATGGACGCTGACGTTGCGGAGCGTACGGAAATCGATCCGGCCGAGATGCTCGGCCTGCAGCTGGAGATGCGCTATCGCCACATTCATGCGACCGCCATGCAGAACGTGCCGCTCTGCAATCCCGCCCTCGGGAGTGCAGCGACCGGCTTCCGGATCTGTGGCGGAAGAGCCCTCGGGATCGTCACGACGCCGTGGTTCATGAACCTGGCGGCGGTGGATATTGCCGGTGGCGTGCAGTCGGCTCCGGTTGCCTCGGGAACGAGCGTCCGCATCTGTCTCCCCGCAGGCGAGGTCGAGTTCATCGCTGGTGAGCTCGATGCGATCGGCCGGGTCGATTCCTGCTCGCTGTTTTCGCCGGCCTTCGAGTTTGAGACAATGGAAGCAGCGCTGGAGACCGCGATGGAGGCCGTCCGCGCCTTCTTCGACCCGGCTGCGCTCGAGCCGGCGGCGGCCCCGCCGGCCAGCGTCAATCGCCGCGACCTGCTGTGGGGGAATTTCCGCAAGCAGCAGGAATTGGCCGAATGA
- a CDS encoding HypC/HybG/HupF family hydrogenase formation chaperone — translation MCIGIPMRVVTGDECVARCERHGTISSVSMMLVGAQPPGTYLLTHLGSAIRVLDGDEAQAINDALAGLAEAVEGRSFEALFADLIAREPELPAHLREGERIVPASGNQNSSNSKRASRLV, via the coding sequence ATGTGCATAGGTATTCCGATGCGGGTCGTCACCGGCGACGAGTGCGTGGCCCGATGCGAGCGTCATGGCACGATTTCTTCCGTGTCGATGATGTTGGTCGGCGCGCAGCCGCCAGGCACATATCTATTGACCCATCTGGGCTCGGCCATTCGCGTCCTTGACGGGGATGAGGCGCAAGCCATCAATGATGCCCTTGCGGGCCTGGCGGAAGCTGTCGAAGGCCGGTCCTTCGAAGCCTTGTTTGCCGATCTCATCGCTCGCGAGCCGGAATTGCCCGCGCATCTGCGTGAGGGTGAGAGAATAGTTCCCGCATCTGGAAACCAGAATTCCAGCAATTCGAAACGAGCCTCCAGGCTCGTTTGA
- a CDS encoding rubredoxin codes for MTSFENFGRSETVSDDDKMECGICWHVYDPAEGDPVWQIPPGTPVSALPEDWRCANCDALQSKFMRLGDGR; via the coding sequence ATGACGAGCTTCGAGAATTTCGGCAGGTCCGAGACGGTGTCCGATGACGACAAGATGGAGTGCGGCATCTGCTGGCATGTCTATGATCCCGCGGAAGGCGACCCGGTCTGGCAGATCCCGCCCGGCACGCCGGTTTCCGCCCTGCCCGAGGACTGGCGCTGTGCCAACTGTGACGCCCTGCAATCGAAGTTCATGAGGCTCGGCGATGGACGCTGA